The Juglans microcarpa x Juglans regia isolate MS1-56 chromosome 2D, Jm3101_v1.0, whole genome shotgun sequence DNA window aagtaaaacAAAGGCTTACGGGAGAGAGAGCTGTGCGATGCTCATCGAGGGAGAGCAAAGTGCGTCGGCGGCTCTAGGTGGCTAGAAGTGACCGGCGACGTGACTGGGGGggtccctatggtggtgcgacactgagagagggagagagagaaacagtaagagtttagagagagatgggttTGAAACTCAAACAATCGAAAGAGAGGAAGGTGGCGCGCGGCGGCAGGGGCTTACCTGAGGGGGTGGGTTCAACGGGGTTGAGTTGGCCGGCGTTTTCTGGCGCCGTGGGTAGGGCTCCGACTTCCCGGGGTGGTCGACGATGGTTGGGCAGAGGTATGGTTTATGTGGGaatgttgtttctcttgatATATCAACGTGTGAATCACAGAGGCTTGAGAGTCTTTTATAGGCGATGGGAGGAAGCAACGTGAAGAGATTggctgaaatttgaaattgccTAGACTTTAGGAATCTATTCTCACGTGGATACCGTTTCTGAGagagtttgaaaagtttgaCTTGGAGTTGCTCATACTCTGGAAACCGAAACTAGCACGGGGACTAAGTGGATAGAATATTCGAAGttttaaaaggaaaggaatCACTAAATCGATCTATCTGTTatcacaaaatctaaaataaataaataaatataaagaaaataaaataccaataaataaataaataaaatactagttttaaacCCAATATTTAGACCCGTATGTTACAATCTCCCCTCCTTAAAAGAAATCTCGTCCTCGAGATAATGTACCTTAATCGAATAAATAAGGATATTTGATCCTCATGTCCTCTTCTAGCTCCTAGGTAGCCTCTTTTTCCGTGTGGTTGCTCCAAAGCACTTTGACCATCGGAATGGTCTTCTTGCGGAGTGCTTGAGCTTTTTGTGCAAGAACTCCGATTGGAAATTCCTCATAAGTCAAATCCTCGCGAACTTGAAGAGGCTCATACTCAAGTACATGTGTGGGGTCTGGAACATACTCTCGAAGCAAAGAGACATGGAAGACATCGTGAATAGCCGACAACTGAGGTGGAAGGGCTAACCTGTAAGCTGTAGCACCAATCCTTTCTAGTACCTCGAAAGGACCTAAATATCTTGGACTTAGCTTGCCTTTCTTACCGAATTGCATGATTCCCTTCATTGGTGCCACTTTCAAGAATACTTTGCTTCCTTCTTCAAATTGCAAATCTCGCCGTCTCTGATTCGCAGACTTTTTCTGTCACTCTTGTGCAATGGCAAGTTTCTTCCTGATGACTGATATTTTCTCATGCACATCTTGAATAATCTCCTGACCCAAGGTTCTACGTTCTCCCACTTCGTCCCAATAGAGAGGTGACCGGCACTTGCGGCCGTAAAGAACTTCATATGGTGCAGCCTGAATGCTCTCCTGGTAACTATTATTGTACGCAAATTCTATCAAGGGTAAGTATTTAATCCAGCTACCCTTGAAGTCTATCATGCAGGCTCTAAGCATATCCTCCAATATCTATATTGTCCTTTCTGACTGTCTATCAGTTTGAGGGTGGAAGGTTGTACTATAAGTCAACTCTGTCCCTAACTCTTTCTGTACACTCCTCCAAAAAGTCGAAGTGAAACAAGTGTCCCTATCCGACACAATCTTAGAGGGAATTCCGTGCAATCTGACGATTTCGCGTACATACAGTTCCGCTAATCTGTCTGTAGAGTACGTCATCTGAATCGGAATGAAGTGAGCTGTCTTTGACAACCTATCAACAATTACCCAAGCTGCATCCTGTCCTCCTGGTGCCTTAGGAAAACCTGACACAAAATCCATACCAATTTCGTCCCATGTCCAAACAGGTATAGGGAGTGGGTGTAAAAGTCCGGAAGGCCTCTGATGTTCTGCCTTGACTTGCTGGCAAGTTAAACACTGAGCCACATAGCTAGCTATCTCACGCTTCATACCGCTCCACCAGAACTGTTGCTTCAAATCTCTATACATCTTAGTACTACCTGGGTGAACAGTGTAGAGTGAGCGGTGAGCCTCTCTCAAGATTACATCTCTGATTTCCTTATTATTTGGAACGCATACTCTTCCCTTGAGCCTTAAGGTGCCATCCCCAGATACAGTAAATTCGGGCCTTCTTCCTTCTTGGACTTCTCCTCTGATCTTCACTAAGTCTGAATCAGTAGATTGGGCAGCCTTTATTTGGTCTATCAGCATTGATCCCAAAGTCAAACTACTCAATCGAGCTTGTGTATCCATAACCATCTCTATCCCTGCCCGTtccatatctaataaaatatgcTTCTGTGGGGTATACATAGTAGCAAGGGTACCGGAGGAGGACTTCCGGCTTAGAGCATCTGCCACTACATTAGCTTTACCCGGATGGTAGTTGATGTTGCAGTCGTAATCTTTCAAAAGTTCTAACCATCTGTGTTGTCTCATATTCAATTCCCTTTGAGTAAAGAAATACTTTAGGCTCTTATGGTCTGTATAAATCTCGCACTTCTCCCCATAGAGGTAGTGTCTCCATAACTTTAAGGCGAACACAACTGCTGCAAGTTCTAAATCATGTGTCGGATAATTCTCTTCGTAACTTTTGAGTTGTCTGGAGGCTTAAGCGATAACCTTCCCATGCTGCATCAAGACACAACCCAATCCCTTGAGGGAGGCATCACTGTAAATAACAAATCCTGTATTGCCCGAGGGAACAGTGAGTATAGGAGCTGTCACTAATCttttcttcaactcttgaaagcTTCTTTCACAGTCTTCTGTccacaaaaacttctcatttttcctaGTCAGCTTAGTCATCGGTGCTGCGATACTGGAGAACCCCTCAACAAACCTCCTATAATATCCTGCCAGTCCTAGGAAGCTTCTGACTTCACTCACATTGGTTGGCTTGGCCCATTTCACAACCGCTTCAACTTTCGACGGATCTACTGCAATTCCTTCTTTTGACACAACATGACCCAAGAAGGTAATCTCTTGCAACCAGAAATCACACTTCTTGAATTTCGCAAACAACTGCTCCTTTCTTAAGATCTGCAACACAACCTTCAAGTGGTACTCATGGTCTGCTTGGCTTTTGGAGTATATGAGAATGTCGTCGATGAAAACTACAACAAACTGATCGACATACTCCCGGAACACTTTGTTCATCATGCCCATGAAGGCTGCGGGAGCGTTTGTCAAACCGAATGGCATGACTAAAAACTCATAGTGTCCATAGCGCGTTCTAAACGCCGTCTTCGAAATATCTTCCAGCTTAATCTTAAGTTGGTGATAGCCCGATCGCAGATCAATCTTGGAGAAAACTTGGGCCCCCTGCAACTAGTCGAAAAGATCATCAATCCTGGGTAGTGGGTACTTGTTTTTAATAGTCACCCGATTCAATTCTCGGTAGTCAATACAAAGTCGCATAGAaccatctttctttttcacaaacAGGACCGGTGTGCCCCATGGTGATACGCTAGGGCGAATATAACCCTTTTCCAACAACTCTTGTAATTGTTCTTTAAGCTCCTTCAACTCGACTGGAGCCATTCGATATGGTGCCTTTGATATAGGTGTCGTTCCTGGTAGGATATCGATTGAAAAGTTAACCTCTCGATCCGGAGGCATCCCTGGAAGGTCCTCTGGAAACACATCCGGAAATTCCTTGACTATAGGGATATCTTCAAGCTTAGGTCCCTCAGCAGGTCGCAACACCATAGGGACCCCCCAGTCACGTCGCCGGTCACTTCTAGCCACCTAGAGCCGCCGACGCACTTTGCTCTCCCTCGATGAGCATCGCACAGCTCTCTCTCCCGTAAGCCTTTgttttacttcttcttcttttattttattttattttctttctcttttcttttctttcttctttctttttctttctttcttcttgttttgttcCGTGTGCTTCAGTTTCCCAAAAAGCCCCCCCATTAATTCTATAATTCCATGCATGCCCTTTTGACCCGTGAGGGTGTAATTTCCTGAGCCTCTACTTCTTGGGGCCTTAAGTCAGTCAGatagtattttctttaagtGGTTAATCTCTGGGTCGACATAAACTGGTTTACAATTTTAAAGAAGGCTAGTATATTTTCAGAAATGCATTACCTTTACATGGGCTTTATCTAATTGAACAATTATCAGCATTTAgacacaatttttataaaagatttttaaaggATTTCAAAGCATTTGTTGGAGTCTATTAGTAGTTAAATTCCTTATACGTATTTAATTACGTAGAGTATTACGACACGTTTTGCTAGGAAGTTATTAACGTCTAGAATCTCGTTTAGGTAacgctacaagttggaaatcaggaagcaacgctaagaggtaaatagtatgatcatattaataaatgcGTATTGTGAATATcattattatgtataaaaaaaatatgatgtgcttatgattgtTAACTACGCTACActaagaggcaagtcaaggttagttTACTTTTCGAtctttatgaaatatgagattatactttagtgaatgaatttattgttgattgatttaaagttactaaattcacatgaaagccatgaaatgttgaagtagtagttcaaagtcaagtatgccatgtaatagtcagattatgcaagccatgttcatGAAATGCTTAGgttatatatatgccatgtttgtgtaatacttaaaccatgtatgccatgttcaagtAGTACCTGAATCATGTATGCCTTGGAATGTCATAAAACATTCATAGCATGTTATGTAATATCACGTTATactatgccatgctaaatcatacaagaatatgccatgctaaatcatacaagaatatgccatgtacaaagataggccatgctaaatcatacaagaatatgccatgccatgccatgtcatgttacgctataccatgtacaagattaTGTCATGTTAGAGATGTTCATGAAGCaaatctcatgcattaagaaagataagaaatgtaacggtaccacggactcaagcgtggttaaccacaagtttagtgaaacacggactcaagcgtgtttcatttcatgatatgcatgtttagtgaaacacggactcaagcatgtttcactccatgttatgcaagttaagtgaaatacGGATTTAAGTGTGTTTTACTCcttgttatgcaagttaagtgaaacacggactcaaacgtgtttcactccatgttatgccagATAAGTGGAAACACGGACacaagcgtgtttcacttcatgttaATACAAGATAACTAGGACGTTATGCATTCACAATgacatgttttgattatataCGCTTCCGCTTAtgttaataatgaaaatgtgtgccatgtaaatctgtgatgatatatgtatgtaaagtcttCCAGAAGATCATGTTACGTATTTGATTGAAATTCATGAAGTTGTATGTACGTTCTGAAGGGTATCCTAGAAATGAATTGTATGTTAGGGAAGGATTATATTTTACGATAcgatgtactacttactgagtgttcaactcattatttttctgtgttttttgttttcttccatgtCTGATTCTCGCAGATGatgtctatgatgatgaagagctggatggccaggaaTAGATCTAGTACCAAGACTTAGGAatgaataagtgattttatcaccagaattagatttcttttatgtcatgcataggattagtttatgtttctttatatttcgttcagtttccaaaacaatcatgttcaattcagttttaacgttttgatgaatttcaataaatgaggtaattcaggatatgaatATCTTTACTGGGCATTATGTTTGAAATGTTGGTAATATCTCTATCTTGAatatcatggagtgaaacacgcttgagtccgtgtttcactaaacttgtggttaaccacgatTGAGTCCGTGGTACCgttacatttcttatcttttttaatgcatgagatttgcttcatgaacatctctaacatggcataatcttgtacatggtatagcgtaacatgacatggcatgacatattcttgtacatggcatattcttgtatgatttagcatggcatatctttgtacatagcatattcttgtatgatttagcatggcatatctttgtacatggcatattcttgtatgatttagcatggtatattcttgtatgatttagcatggcatagtATAACGTGATATTACATAACATGCTATGAATGTTTTATGACGTTCCAAGGCATACATGATCCAGGTACTacttgaacatggcatacatggtttaagtattacacaaacatggcatatatataacCTAAGCATTTCatgaacatggcttgcataatctgactattacatggcatacttgactttgaACTACTACTTCAACATTTCATGGCTTTCATGTGAATTTAGTAACGTTAAATCAATCAGCAATAAATTCATTCACTCAagtataatctcatatttcatcaagatcGAAAAGTAaactaaccttgacttgcctcttagTGTAGCGTAGTTAacaatcataagcacatcacatttttttatacataataataatattcacaatatgcatttattaatatgatcatactatttacctcttagcgctgcttcctgatttccaacttaTAGCGCGTTACGAGAGGGAGAGCTGTGCGATGCTCACCAAGGGAGAGCAGAGTGCAACGGCGGCTCTAGGTGGCTAGAAGTGACCGGCGACGTGACTGGGGGggtccctatggtggtgcgacaccgagagagggagagagagagaaacagtgagagtttagagagagatgggttTGAAACTCAAACAACCGAAAGGGAGGAAGGTGGCGCGCGGCGGCAGGGGCTTACCTGAGGGGGTGTGTTCAATGGGGTTGAGTTGGCCGGCGTTTTCTGGCGCCGTGGGTAGGGCTCCGACATCCCGAGGTGGTCGATGATGGTTGGGCAGAGGTATGGTTTATGCGGGaatgttgtttctcttgatATATCAACATGTGAATCACAGAGGCTTGAGAGTCTTTTATAGGCGATGGGAGGAAGCAATGTGAAGAGATTggctgaaatttgaaattgcctagactttaggaacctattcTCACGTGGATACCGTTTCTGAGagagtttgaaaagtttgaCTTGGAGTTGCTCATACTCTGGAAACTGAAACTAGCATAGGGACTAAGTGGATAGAATATTCgaagttttaaaaagaaaggaatCACTAAATCGATCTATCTGTTatcacaaaatctaaaataaataaataaatataaagaaaataaaataccaataaataa harbors:
- the LOC121249401 gene encoding uncharacterized protein LOC121249401, translated to MKGIMQFGKKGKLSPRYLGPFEVLERIGATAYRLALPPQLSAIHDVFHVSLLREYVPDPTHVLEYEPLQVREDLTYEEFPIGVLAQKAQALRKKTIPMVKVLWSNHTEKEAT